The Coregonus clupeaformis isolate EN_2021a unplaced genomic scaffold, ASM2061545v1 scaf0667, whole genome shotgun sequence genome includes a region encoding these proteins:
- the LOC121531579 gene encoding CD81 antigen-like has translation MQQFEGQQAPNTFYISVYILIAVGAVMMFVGFLGCYGAIQESQCLLGTFFFMLVCLFACEVAAGIWGFSNRDTISKEMINFYDVAYIKSVDVVDSPTKTAAIKVLEVFHETLDCCGKGDDSPLFKQVAGALCPKKTLDDALLKPQSCHLKLKELFAEKLCLIGLAALVVAVIMIFEMIFTMVLCCGIRNATPVY, from the exons ATGCAGCAGTTTGAAGGCCAGCAGGCTCCAAACACCTTCTATATCA GTGTGTACATCCTGATAGCGGTGGGAGCTGTGATGATGTTTGTAGGGTTCCTTGGTTGCTATGGTGCCATCCAGGAATCTCAGTGTCTCCTGGGAACG TTCTTCTTCATGCTGGTGTGCCTCTTCGCCTGTGAGGTGGCTGCTGGGATCTGGGGATTCAGTAACCGAGACACA ATCTCCAAGGAGATGATTAACTTCTATGATGTGGCTTACATAAAGTCAGTGGATGTCGTAGACTCCCCCACCAAAACAGCTGCTATCAAAGTCCTGGAGGTGTTCCACGAGACT CTGGACTGCTGTGGTAAAGGAGATGATTCCCCCTTATTCAAACAAGTAGCCGGAGCCCTGTGTCCCAAGAAGACCCTGGACGATGCCTTGTTGAAACCACAG AGCTGTCATCTGAAGCTGAAGGAACTGTTCGCTGAGAAGCTCTGCCTGATTGGTCTAGCTGCCCTGGTGGTCGCTGTCATCATG ATCTTTGAGATGATCTTCACCATGGTTCTCTGCTGTGGGATCCGCAACGCCACCCCAGTGTACTAG